A single region of the Massilia sp. erpn genome encodes:
- a CDS encoding M14-type cytosolic carboxypeptidase, protein MTIKISQNFDSGAIEVLRADSAATIELNLRKDSHADIHQWFHFRLQGARGEAVTMRFLNAGQATYAKGYEDYNAVASYDGDNWFRVPTSFDGEVMTIKHTPDLDSVYYAYFEPYSWERHLRLLGEVAENPIARVVDIGSTVDGRDMNLAIIGNPQAEKKIWVIGRQHPGESMASWFVEGLLDSLLDDANPIARKLLQRAVFYIVPNMNPDGSVRGNLRTNAAGANLNREWMTPSLERSPEVLCVKQKIHEVGVDMFFDIHGDEALPYNFVAGNEMLENFTPEQAASQKAFIERYKNASPDFQDKYGYAASKYKEDMLTLASKYIGHHFQCLALTLEMPFKDNADLPAPHVGWNGARSAALGAAILQPILLSLDD, encoded by the coding sequence ATGACGATCAAAATCAGCCAGAACTTCGACTCGGGCGCCATCGAGGTGCTGCGCGCCGACAGCGCCGCCACCATTGAACTCAATCTGCGCAAGGACTCGCACGCCGACATCCACCAGTGGTTCCACTTCCGCCTGCAGGGCGCACGCGGCGAAGCCGTGACCATGCGCTTCCTGAACGCGGGCCAGGCCACGTATGCCAAAGGCTACGAGGACTACAACGCGGTGGCGAGCTACGATGGCGATAACTGGTTCCGCGTGCCGACCTCCTTCGATGGCGAAGTCATGACCATCAAGCACACGCCTGATCTGGACAGCGTCTATTACGCCTATTTCGAGCCGTATTCCTGGGAACGCCATCTGCGCCTGCTGGGCGAAGTGGCAGAAAATCCGATCGCCCGCGTGGTCGATATCGGCAGCACCGTCGATGGCCGCGACATGAACCTGGCCATCATCGGCAATCCGCAGGCCGAGAAAAAGATCTGGGTCATCGGCCGCCAGCATCCGGGCGAATCGATGGCTTCCTGGTTCGTTGAAGGTCTGCTCGACAGCCTGCTGGACGACGCCAATCCGATCGCGCGCAAGCTGCTGCAGCGCGCCGTCTTCTACATCGTGCCGAATATGAATCCGGACGGTTCGGTGCGCGGTAATCTGCGCACCAATGCCGCCGGCGCGAACCTGAACCGCGAATGGATGACCCCATCGCTGGAGCGTTCGCCGGAAGTGTTGTGCGTGAAGCAGAAGATCCACGAAGTGGGCGTCGATATGTTCTTCGACATCCACGGCGATGAAGCGCTGCCGTACAACTTCGTGGCCGGCAACGAGATGCTGGAAAACTTCACGCCCGAGCAGGCCGCGTCGCAGAAGGCCTTCATTGAGCGCTACAAGAACGCCAGCCCGGACTTCCAGGACAAGTACGGCTACGCCGCCAGCAAGTACAAGGAAGACATGCTGACCCTGGCCTCCAAGTACATCGGCCACCATTTCCAGTGCCTGGCCCTGACCCTGGAAATGCCGTTCAAGGACAACGCCGATCTGCCGGCGCCGCATGTGGGCTGGAACGGCGCGCGCAGCGCGGCTCTGGGCGCGGCCATCCTGCAGCCTATCCTGCTGTCGCTGGACGACTAA
- a CDS encoding CYTH domain-containing protein, with product MGVEIERKFLVQNDGWRAQGEPVLLRQGYLSSHPERVVRVRIEGEGAVMTIKSKAVGVSRGEWEYPLPLADAAEFLDRLCEQPIIEKYRRRIPYAGFVWEVDEFLGANAGLVVAEIELPSEEQVFDKPDWVAEEVTHDVRYLNSNLIGKPYSSW from the coding sequence ATGGGCGTCGAGATCGAGCGCAAATTCCTGGTGCAAAACGATGGCTGGCGCGCACAAGGCGAGCCGGTGCTGCTGCGCCAGGGCTATCTGTCCTCGCACCCGGAGCGCGTGGTGCGGGTGCGCATCGAGGGCGAGGGCGCGGTCATGACGATCAAGAGCAAGGCGGTGGGCGTCAGCCGCGGCGAGTGGGAATACCCGCTGCCGCTGGCAGATGCCGCCGAGTTCCTCGACCGGCTGTGCGAGCAGCCCATCATCGAAAAATACCGCCGCCGCATTCCTTATGCGGGCTTCGTGTGGGAAGTCGATGAGTTCCTGGGCGCGAACGCGGGCCTGGTCGTGGCCGAGATCGAACTGCCTAGCGAAGAGCAAGTTTTCGACAAGCCGGACTGGGTCGCGGAGGAAGTCACGCATGATGTGCGCTATCTCAACTCCAACCTGATCGGCAAGCCTTACTCCAGCTGGTAA
- a CDS encoding DUF2863 family protein, with product MRRPSKDSSHKLSADSQRLLSLAQAVGQAASRLEERGWERSLDTQLLKLLKTGHQDTIDAALNKLFGADLNAYDVLMDGVEAASESATITVESENGTERYDALLVAAPVLAWTRFAIASGAIPGDILNTLSAHFSAHLLADGTRMAMASTLYSIDQLPRTHADTYGKLHKLAQSALKGVALKSDTKTPETAPFLADTRYMLVAVVAPAGEAMFRWQMPSAHAHQAEERQAALEQWRSQATPTVSRLLPGCGVELLLPEAYYMACREADKLIRPVSIRAAVHYLTHSLACEPSELRAVVAGFGEEAADAPIDEYRVGFTRRSNSDVIYGVVWPLYGQEDEEGTPPEGPIGGLLDALVKPRTPVDEIVEHLNAAGVTQIKKLGERYVVEFCDDCGAPLFADPSGELVHAEMPEDAPTGTEHFH from the coding sequence ATGCGTCGACCATCTAAAGATTCATCTCATAAATTGTCCGCCGACAGCCAGCGCCTTCTTTCCCTCGCCCAGGCCGTAGGCCAGGCGGCCAGCCGGCTCGAAGAGCGCGGCTGGGAACGCAGTCTGGATACGCAGTTGCTGAAACTGTTGAAGACCGGCCACCAGGACACCATCGATGCCGCCCTGAACAAACTGTTCGGCGCGGACCTGAATGCTTACGACGTGCTGATGGACGGCGTGGAAGCGGCCAGCGAATCGGCCACCATCACCGTCGAAAGCGAGAACGGCACGGAACGGTACGATGCGCTGCTGGTGGCGGCGCCGGTGCTGGCCTGGACCCGCTTCGCCATCGCCTCCGGCGCGATTCCGGGCGATATCCTGAACACGCTGTCGGCCCATTTCTCGGCCCATCTGCTGGCAGACGGCACGCGCATGGCGATGGCGTCCACCCTGTACTCCATCGATCAGCTGCCGCGCACCCATGCCGACACCTACGGCAAGCTGCACAAGCTGGCCCAGTCCGCGCTCAAAGGCGTGGCGCTGAAATCGGACACGAAGACGCCGGAAACCGCGCCCTTCCTGGCCGACACGCGCTATATGCTGGTGGCCGTGGTGGCGCCGGCCGGCGAAGCCATGTTCCGCTGGCAGATGCCATCGGCCCACGCGCACCAGGCCGAGGAACGTCAGGCCGCACTGGAGCAGTGGCGCAGCCAGGCCACGCCGACCGTCAGCCGCCTGCTGCCCGGTTGCGGCGTCGAGCTGCTGCTGCCGGAAGCGTATTACATGGCTTGCCGCGAAGCCGACAAGCTAATCCGCCCGGTCTCGATCCGCGCCGCCGTACACTACCTGACGCATTCGCTGGCTTGCGAGCCGTCCGAGCTGCGCGCCGTGGTGGCCGGCTTCGGCGAGGAAGCGGCCGATGCGCCGATCGACGAATACCGCGTCGGCTTCACGCGCCGCTCCAACAGCGATGTGATCTACGGCGTGGTGTGGCCGCTGTACGGCCAGGAAGACGAGGAAGGCACGCCGCCGGAAGGCCCGATCGGCGGCCTGCTCGACGCCCTGGTCAAGCCGCGCACGCCGGTGGATGAAATCGTCGAACACTTGAACGCGGCCGGTGTCACCCAGATCAAGAAGCTGGGCGAGCGCTATGTGGTCGAGTTCTGCGACGATTGCGGCGCGCCGCTGTTCGCCGATCCGTCCGGCGAGCTGGTCCACGCCGAAATGCCGGAAGACGCGCCGACCGGCACCGAGCATTTCCACTGA
- the acnA gene encoding aconitate hydratase AcnA translates to MSRNTLNTLKDFTISGSKKGKFYSLPALEKSLGIKVSRLPVSIRVVLESVLRNCDGKKVTEEHVKQLASWGATAARTDEIPFVVARVVLQDFTGVPLLADLAAMRNVASKMGVNPKKIEPLVPVDLVVDHSVTIDHFREPKALDLNMKLEFSRNNERYQFMKWGMQAFDTFGVVPPGFGIVHQVNLEYLARGVHNGSGVYYPDSLVGTDSHTTMINGIGVVGWGVGGIEAEAGMLGQPVYFLTPDVIGVNLTGALREGCTATDLVLTITEMLRKEKVVGKFVEFFGEGTESLTVTDRATIANMAPEYGATMGFFPVDDATIEYFEGTGRTKAEIDAFASYFKAQGMYGVPKKGDIDFTRELHLDLSTVAPSLAGPKRPQDRIEIGNVKATFADLFSKPTSENGFNKKAEDLTKTYTTSNGVNVKNGDVLIAAITSCTNTSNPSVLLAAGLLAKKAVEAGLTVAPHIKSSLAPGSRVVTEYLTAAGLLPYLEKLGFGVTAYGCTTCIGNAGDLTPELNAAITGNDIVAAAVLSGNRNFEARIHPNIRSNFLASPPLVVAYAIAGNVTRDLMTEPVGQGKGGKDVYLGDIWPTSAEIAKLMKFAMNSKVFKANYADVKGAPGKLWEAVSSTEGQVYNWPDSTYIAEPPFFDDFAMTPKAAASGISGARALGVFGDSITTDHISPAGSIKEDGPAGKWLKENGVMKADFNSYGSRRGNHEIMMRGTFANVRIKNKMIPAKADGSAVEGGITIHQPSGEQMSIYDAAMKYVASGVPTMVFGGEEYGTGSSRDWAAKGTQLLGVKAVICRSFERIHRSNLVGMGVLPLQFIGNDSVESLGITGKETYDLKGLEGEIKPQQKVTLVIHRADGSKQEVPVLLRIDTPIEVDYYKHGGILPFVLRQLLAA, encoded by the coding sequence ATGTCCCGCAACACACTGAATACGCTCAAGGATTTCACTATTTCTGGCAGCAAGAAGGGTAAGTTCTACTCCCTGCCGGCACTGGAAAAAAGCCTGGGCATCAAAGTCTCCCGCCTGCCGGTGTCGATCCGCGTAGTGCTCGAATCCGTCCTGCGTAACTGCGACGGCAAGAAAGTCACGGAAGAACACGTCAAGCAACTGGCAAGCTGGGGCGCGACCGCCGCACGTACGGACGAGATCCCGTTCGTGGTGGCGCGCGTGGTGCTGCAGGACTTCACCGGCGTTCCTCTGCTGGCCGACCTGGCCGCGATGCGCAACGTCGCCTCCAAAATGGGCGTGAACCCGAAGAAGATCGAGCCGCTGGTGCCAGTCGACCTGGTAGTCGACCACTCGGTGACCATCGACCACTTCCGCGAGCCGAAAGCGCTGGACCTGAACATGAAGCTGGAATTCTCGCGCAACAACGAGCGCTACCAGTTCATGAAATGGGGCATGCAAGCCTTCGACACCTTCGGCGTCGTGCCTCCGGGCTTCGGCATCGTCCACCAGGTCAACCTGGAATACCTGGCGCGCGGCGTGCACAACGGCTCCGGCGTGTACTACCCTGACTCGCTGGTGGGCACCGACTCCCACACCACCATGATCAACGGCATCGGCGTGGTCGGCTGGGGCGTGGGCGGCATCGAGGCGGAAGCCGGCATGCTGGGCCAGCCCGTGTACTTCCTGACCCCGGACGTGATCGGCGTGAACCTGACCGGCGCCCTGCGCGAAGGCTGCACCGCGACCGACCTGGTGCTGACCATCACCGAAATGCTGCGTAAAGAAAAAGTCGTGGGCAAGTTCGTCGAGTTCTTCGGCGAAGGCACCGAGTCCCTGACCGTGACCGACCGCGCCACCATCGCCAATATGGCTCCGGAATACGGCGCCACCATGGGCTTCTTCCCGGTCGACGATGCCACCATCGAATACTTCGAAGGCACCGGCCGCACCAAGGCGGAAATCGACGCCTTCGCTTCCTACTTCAAAGCCCAGGGCATGTACGGCGTGCCGAAAAAAGGCGACATCGACTTCACCCGCGAACTGCACCTGGACCTGTCCACCGTGGCGCCTTCGCTGGCCGGCCCGAAACGTCCGCAGGACCGTATCGAAATCGGCAATGTGAAAGCGACCTTCGCCGACCTGTTCTCCAAGCCAACCAGCGAGAACGGCTTCAACAAGAAGGCTGAAGACCTGACCAAGACCTACACCACCAGCAATGGCGTGAACGTGAAGAACGGCGACGTGCTGATCGCCGCCATCACCTCCTGCACCAACACCTCGAACCCGAGCGTGCTGCTGGCGGCCGGCCTGCTGGCCAAGAAAGCCGTGGAAGCCGGCCTGACCGTCGCGCCGCACATCAAGTCCTCGCTGGCCCCCGGCTCGCGCGTTGTGACCGAGTACCTGACCGCCGCCGGCCTGCTGCCTTACCTGGAAAAACTGGGCTTCGGCGTGACCGCTTACGGCTGCACCACCTGCATCGGCAATGCCGGCGACCTGACCCCGGAACTGAACGCTGCCATCACCGGCAACGACATCGTGGCCGCCGCCGTCCTGTCGGGCAACCGTAACTTCGAAGCGCGTATCCACCCGAACATCCGCTCCAACTTCCTGGCCTCGCCACCGCTGGTCGTCGCTTACGCCATCGCCGGCAATGTGACGCGCGACCTGATGACCGAGCCAGTGGGCCAGGGCAAAGGCGGCAAGGACGTGTACCTGGGCGACATCTGGCCGACCTCGGCGGAAATCGCCAAGCTGATGAAGTTCGCCATGAACTCGAAAGTGTTCAAGGCGAACTACGCCGACGTCAAAGGCGCGCCAGGCAAGCTGTGGGAAGCCGTGTCCTCGACCGAAGGCCAGGTCTACAACTGGCCGGATTCGACCTACATCGCCGAGCCGCCATTCTTCGACGACTTCGCCATGACCCCGAAAGCGGCTGCTTCCGGCATCAGCGGCGCCCGCGCCCTGGGCGTGTTCGGCGACTCGATCACCACCGACCACATCTCCCCAGCCGGTTCCATCAAGGAAGACGGCCCAGCCGGCAAATGGCTGAAAGAGAACGGCGTGATGAAGGCCGACTTCAACTCCTACGGCTCGCGCCGCGGCAACCACGAGATCATGATGCGCGGCACCTTCGCCAACGTGCGCATCAAGAACAAGATGATCCCGGCCAAGGCCGACGGTTCCGCGGTCGAAGGCGGCATCACCATCCACCAGCCTTCCGGCGAACAGATGTCGATCTACGACGCCGCCATGAAGTATGTGGCCTCCGGCGTGCCGACCATGGTCTTCGGCGGCGAAGAATACGGTACCGGCTCCTCGCGCGACTGGGCGGCCAAAGGCACCCAGCTGCTGGGCGTGAAAGCCGTGATCTGCCGTTCCTTCGAGCGTATCCACCGTTCCAACCTGGTGGGCATGGGCGTGCTGCCGCTGCAATTCATCGGCAACGACAGCGTCGAATCGCTGGGCATCACCGGCAAGGAAACCTATGACCTGAAAGGTCTGGAAGGCGAGATCAAGCCACAGCAGAAAGTCACCCTGGTGATCCACCGCGCCGATGGTTCCAAGCAGGAAGTGCCTGTGCTGCTGCGTATCGACACCCCGATCGAAGTGGACTACTACAAGCATGGCGGCATCCTGCCGTTCGTGCTGCGCCAGCTGCTGGCTGCTTAA